The proteins below come from a single Fusobacterium nucleatum genomic window:
- a CDS encoding ImmA/IrrE family metallo-endopeptidase, producing the protein MKKMTDKRKKEILKLINDLHFEFGTKNPIRLCKGLGIEVVSANIEMKGLYTEVFSSKLIIIQNLLDDFAKLFVVGHELFHALEHDCEQVRFFRECTGFKTNIYEEEANFFATQLLKDFIPFHQDEIADFEIAEELEKYLDM; encoded by the coding sequence ATGAAGAAAATGACAGACAAAAGAAAAAAAGAAATTCTAAAATTGATTAATGATTTACACTTTGAGTTTGGAACTAAAAATCCTATTCGCCTTTGTAAAGGTTTAGGAATAGAGGTTGTTTCAGCTAATATTGAAATGAAAGGCTTATATACAGAAGTTTTTTCCTCAAAACTTATTATTATTCAAAATTTACTTGACGATTTTGCAAAACTTTTTGTTGTAGGTCATGAATTATTCCATGCTCTTGAACATGACTGTGAGCAAGTTAGATTTTTTAGAGAATGTACTGGTTTTAAAACTAATATCTATGAGGAGGAAGCAAACTTCTTTGCCACTCAACTTTTAAAAGACTTTATTCCCTTTCATCAAGATGAGATTGCTGATTTTGAAATAGCTGAGGAATTGGAAAAATATTTGGATATGTAA
- the nhaC gene encoding Na+/H+ antiporter NhaC → MIKQKIKPSLFVAVLPFIFLIVVMLIGNIVYGAPAQLPLILGIAFTCILGHFLGYSYQEIEDSMIETNKMGLQANFIMLIVGCLIGSWIVGGVVPGMIYYGLKLFTPRIFLIILPVMCAIISVSTGSAWTTAGTMGTAAMGIGVGMGIPAPLVAGAVVTGASFGDKLSPLSDSTNLAAATAEAGLFDHVRHMLKTTIPSFLIALLVYAFLGRNFGSANINSEAIESITSTLANNFKITPLIFIPPIIIITVIFLKVPPVPGMLIGTFAGVGMCFYQGVDLQTILTALYEGPSIETGNAIVDKLLNRGGMLFMMETISLVICALAFGGAIKSIGCIDTIIETVLKHLRRRGSIITSNVLMCILCNFAAADQYMSIVIPGQMYKKVYKKLNLAPENLSRTLEDAGTLTSGLVPWSTCGAVYLATLGVSAFQYGRYHILGLVNPIVAIIYAYFLICLNPLDKSKPIKDKLTDEDLKEL, encoded by the coding sequence ATGATAAAACAAAAAATTAAACCGTCACTCTTTGTAGCAGTATTGCCATTTATTTTTTTAATTGTAGTTATGTTAATAGGAAATATAGTTTATGGTGCCCCAGCACAACTCCCACTAATTTTAGGTATAGCATTTACCTGTATATTAGGACATTTTTTAGGATATTCCTATCAAGAAATTGAAGATTCTATGATAGAAACTAATAAGATGGGCTTGCAAGCTAATTTTATTATGTTGATTGTAGGTTGCTTGATAGGTTCTTGGATAGTAGGTGGAGTTGTTCCAGGTATGATATATTATGGCTTAAAATTATTTACACCTAGAATATTTTTAATTATCCTACCTGTTATGTGTGCAATAATAAGTGTTTCAACTGGTAGTGCTTGGACAACAGCTGGTACAATGGGAACAGCAGCTATGGGAATTGGAGTAGGAATGGGTATCCCTGCACCATTAGTTGCAGGTGCTGTTGTAACTGGTGCTTCTTTTGGAGATAAATTATCTCCTCTTTCTGATAGTACAAACCTTGCTGCTGCAACAGCAGAAGCTGGGCTATTTGACCATGTAAGACACATGTTAAAAACTACTATTCCAAGTTTTTTAATAGCTTTACTTGTATATGCTTTTTTAGGAAGAAATTTTGGAAGTGCTAATATAAATAGTGAAGCAATAGAAAGTATAACTTCAACATTAGCTAATAATTTTAAAATAACACCTTTAATATTCATTCCACCAATTATAATAATAACTGTAATATTTTTAAAAGTTCCTCCTGTTCCAGGAATGTTAATTGGGACTTTTGCAGGTGTAGGAATGTGTTTTTATCAAGGTGTAGATTTACAGACTATACTTACAGCATTATATGAAGGCCCAAGTATAGAAACAGGAAATGCTATTGTTGATAAATTACTAAATAGAGGTGGAATGCTTTTTATGATGGAAACTATCTCACTGGTTATATGTGCCTTAGCTTTTGGTGGTGCAATAAAATCAATAGGTTGCATTGATACAATAATTGAAACTGTTTTAAAACATTTGAGAAGAAGAGGGTCTATCATTACTTCAAATGTTCTTATGTGTATTTTATGTAATTTTGCAGCAGCAGATCAATATATGTCAATAGTTATTCCAGGACAAATGTACAAGAAAGTCTATAAAAAATTAAATTTAGCACCTGAAAATTTATCAAGAACTCTTGAAGATGCTGGAACATTGACATCAGGACTTGTTCCTTGGTCTACTTGTGGAGCTGTCTATCTAGCAACCTTAGGAGTGAGTGCTTTCCAATATGGAAGATACCATATTTTAGGTTTAGTTAATCCAATAGTGGCTATAATTTATGCTTATTTCTTAATTTGTTTAAATCCTCTTGATAAATCTAAACCAATAAAAGATAAATTGACAGATGAAGATTTAAAAGAATTATAA
- a CDS encoding HD domain-containing protein — protein MGVKVVKDLVYSYIEIDESVQKLIDTASFQRLKRIKQLSSSYIFPSTNHTRYEHSIGVMHLACNFFEVLEKDFKKYGLTEDRISFLRLHVKLAGLLHDVGHPPFSHLGEKFLDKNEIITCIKNEYSHLVDVDKTFYNNGKLMGKEHELLSCYCILRKFYRILKEEIDKNIDMAFICRCIIGNIYHEKENWDRNICIRIISSDSIDVDKLDYLTRDNHMTGEIAPKMDIKRLLACLTITENKELKYVAKAIPAVQTVVDSRDLLYLWVYQHHISIYTDYVIGRILKRCMTLYDEHRGQALEEMNREEYFSPKAITDYLITDDDVYSHLRKIYVLSLQGKTDDFNTITIKQIFERDFLKPLWKTIYEYKDFEKNLVDKKIIKSYDELEDILRNEKNIEDITNTLLKKLNLKEGEVFIITKYNKFYNSNKEAPITLLLNGEERKLSDLLPQKEFGKFHTMAFFVFVPKKYKKEAKKIVIEELKKISQA, from the coding sequence ATGGGAGTAAAAGTTGTTAAAGACTTAGTATATAGTTATATAGAAATAGATGAGTCAGTGCAAAAGCTAATAGATACTGCTTCATTTCAAAGATTAAAAAGGATAAAACAGTTATCTAGTTCGTATATATTCCCTTCAACAAATCATACAAGGTATGAACATTCAATAGGGGTTATGCATTTAGCTTGTAATTTTTTTGAAGTTTTAGAAAAAGATTTTAAAAAATATGGTTTAACTGAAGATAGAATTTCTTTTTTAAGATTGCATGTAAAGTTGGCTGGACTTTTACATGATGTAGGACACCCACCATTTTCACATTTAGGGGAAAAGTTTTTAGATAAAAATGAAATTATTACTTGTATAAAAAATGAATATTCTCATTTAGTAGATGTGGATAAGACTTTCTATAACAATGGTAAATTAATGGGTAAAGAGCATGAGCTTTTATCTTGTTATTGTATTTTAAGAAAATTTTATAGGATATTAAAAGAAGAAATTGATAAAAATATAGATATGGCTTTTATTTGTAGATGTATTATAGGTAATATTTATCATGAGAAAGAAAATTGGGATAGAAACATTTGTATTAGAATAATCAGTTCAGATTCAATAGATGTGGATAAGTTAGATTATTTGACAAGAGATAACCATATGACAGGAGAGATAGCACCAAAAATGGATATAAAAAGATTGCTTGCCTGTCTTACAATCACTGAAAATAAGGAATTAAAATATGTAGCAAAGGCTATACCAGCTGTACAAACAGTAGTAGATTCAAGAGATTTATTATATCTTTGGGTATATCAACACCATATTTCTATTTATACAGATTATGTAATAGGTAGAATTTTAAAAAGATGTATGACTTTATATGATGAACATAGAGGACAAGCACTTGAAGAAATGAATAGAGAAGAATATTTTTCTCCAAAGGCAATAACTGATTACTTAATAACAGATGATGATGTATATTCACATTTAAGAAAAATTTATGTTTTATCTTTACAAGGAAAAACGGATGACTTCAATACAATAACTATCAAACAAATATTTGAAAGAGATTTTTTGAAACCTCTTTGGAAAACTATATATGAGTATAAAGATTTTGAAAAAAATCTGGTTGACAAAAAGATAATAAAATCTTATGATGAACTAGAAGATATTTTGAGAAATGAAAAAAATATTGAGGATATTACAAATACTCTTTTAAAAAAATTAAATTTAAAAGAAGGGGAAGTATTCATAATAACTAAATATAATAAATTCTATAACTCAAATAAAGAAGCACCAATTACTCTTTTATTAAATGGAGAAGAAAGAAAATTATCTGATTTATTACCACAAAAAGAGTTTGGAAAGTTTCATACTATGGCTTTCTTTGTGTTTGTTCCTAAAAAATATAAGAAAGAAGCCAAAAAAATTGTTATAGAAGAATTAAAGAAAATATCTCAAGCATGA
- the relB gene encoding type II toxin-antitoxin system RelB family antitoxin gives MSNITLRLTDEERDILNSIAHLYGGKLSTAIKTILFEKIEEDYNLKLIKDFEKREKEDKVELISLSDFRKELGV, from the coding sequence ATGTCAAATATTACACTAAGATTGACAGATGAAGAAAGAGATATATTGAATAGTATAGCTCATTTATATGGTGGTAAATTATCAACAGCAATAAAAACAATATTATTTGAAAAAATAGAAGAAGATTATAATCTAAAGTTAATTAAAGATTTTGAAAAAAGAGAAAAAGAAGACAAAGTAGAGTTAATTAGTTTATCTGATTTTAGAAAAGAGTTAGGTGTCTAA
- a CDS encoding phosphoribosyltransferase family protein: protein MKTYTLHVAGLTRELPIIKLSYDLSIASFVILGDTEIVRKTAPIIAKKLPEVDLIVTAEAKGIPLAYEISKVLNLNEYIVARKSVKAYMEEPIEVELHSITTTDSQKLYLNNQDARKIKGKKVALVDDVISTGQSLKALERLVEKAGGKVVAKAAILAEGDAKDRKDIIFLEALPTF, encoded by the coding sequence ATGAAAACTTACACTTTACATGTTGCTGGATTGACAAGAGAATTACCTATAATAAAACTTTCCTATGATTTATCTATAGCTAGTTTTGTTATCTTAGGGGACACTGAAATTGTTAGAAAGACTGCTCCTATCATAGCTAAAAAATTGCCAGAAGTTGACCTTATAGTAACTGCTGAAGCAAAAGGTATTCCATTAGCTTATGAAATCTCTAAAGTTTTAAATTTAAATGAATATATTGTTGCTAGAAAAAGTGTAAAAGCATATATGGAAGAGCCTATTGAAGTTGAACTTCATTCTATAACAACTACTGACTCGCAAAAATTATATTTAAACAATCAAGATGCAAGAAAAATTAAAGGAAAAAAAGTTGCATTAGTTGATGATGTTATTTCAACTGGTCAATCTTTAAAAGCACTTGAAAGATTAGTAGAAAAAGCTGGTGGAAAGGTTGTGGCAAAGGCTGCTATACTTGCAGAGGGAGATGCTAAGGATAGAAAAGATATCATTTTTCTTGAAGCACTACCAACATTTTAA
- a CDS encoding formate--tetrahydrofolate ligase — protein sequence MTDIQIAQAAKKENIVEIAKKLGLTEDDIEQYGKYKAKVNLDVLQKSKRPNGKLILVTAITPTPAGEGKSTVTIGLTQALNKIGKLSAAAIREPSLGPVFGMKGGAAGGGYAQVVPMEDINLHFTGDMHAIGVAHNLISACIDNHINSGNTLKIDVTKITWKRVVDMNDRALRNIVIGLGGKANGYPRQDSFQITVGSEIMAILCLSNSITELKEKIKNIVFATSLEGKLLKVGDLHIEGAVTALLKDAIKPNLVQTLENTPVFIHGGPFANIAHGCNSILATKMALKLTDYAVTEAGFAADLGAEKFIDIKCRLGGIKPDCAVIVATVRALEHHGKGDLKAGLENLDKHIDNIKNKYKLPLVVAINKFITDTDEQIDMIEKFCNERGAEVSLCEVWAKGGEGGIDLAEKVLKAIDNNKVEFDYFYDENLTIKEKIEKICKEIYGADGVVFAPATKKVFDVIEAEGLNKLPVCMSKTQKSISDNPALLGKPTGFKVTINDLRLAIGAGFVIAMAGDIIDMPGLPKKPSAEVIDIDENGVISGLF from the coding sequence ATGACTGATATTCAAATTGCACAAGCAGCTAAAAAGGAAAACATTGTAGAAATTGCTAAGAAATTAGGATTGACAGAGGACGATATAGAACAATATGGAAAGTATAAAGCTAAGGTTAATTTAGATGTTCTTCAAAAAAGTAAAAGACCTAATGGTAAATTAATTTTAGTAACTGCAATTACACCTACCCCAGCAGGAGAAGGAAAATCAACAGTGACTATTGGGCTTACTCAAGCTCTAAACAAAATTGGTAAATTATCGGCAGCAGCAATAAGAGAACCATCTTTAGGACCAGTTTTTGGAATGAAAGGTGGAGCAGCAGGTGGAGGATATGCACAAGTTGTTCCTATGGAAGATATAAACTTACATTTTACTGGGGATATGCATGCAATAGGAGTAGCACATAACTTAATCTCTGCTTGTATAGATAACCATATTAATTCTGGAAATACATTAAAAATAGATGTAACTAAAATAACTTGGAAAAGAGTTGTGGATATGAATGACAGAGCTCTTAGAAATATAGTTATAGGACTTGGAGGAAAAGCTAATGGTTATCCAAGACAAGATTCTTTCCAAATAACAGTTGGCTCTGAAATAATGGCAATACTTTGCTTATCTAATTCAATAACTGAATTAAAAGAAAAAATTAAAAATATAGTTTTTGCAACTTCATTAGAAGGCAAATTATTAAAAGTTGGAGATTTACATATAGAAGGAGCAGTTACTGCACTTCTTAAAGATGCTATAAAACCTAACCTAGTTCAAACATTAGAAAATACACCTGTATTTATACATGGAGGACCATTTGCTAATATAGCTCATGGATGTAACTCAATACTTGCTACAAAAATGGCATTAAAATTAACTGATTATGCAGTTACAGAAGCAGGATTTGCTGCTGACTTAGGAGCAGAAAAATTTATAGACATCAAATGTAGACTTGGTGGAATAAAACCAGATTGTGCTGTTATAGTTGCAACAGTTAGAGCTTTAGAACATCATGGAAAAGGTGATTTAAAAGCAGGATTAGAAAACTTAGATAAACATATAGATAATATTAAAAATAAATATAAATTACCATTAGTTGTTGCAATCAATAAATTTATAACAGATACAGATGAACAAATTGATATGATAGAAAAATTCTGTAATGAAAGAGGAGCAGAAGTTTCTCTATGTGAAGTTTGGGCAAAAGGTGGAGAAGGTGGAATAGACCTTGCAGAAAAAGTTTTAAAAGCAATAGATAATAATAAAGTTGAATTTGATTATTTCTATGATGAAAATTTAACTATCAAAGAAAAAATAGAAAAAATTTGTAAAGAAATTTATGGAGCAGATGGAGTTGTATTTGCACCTGCAACTAAAAAAGTATTTGATGTAATAGAAGCTGAAGGATTAAACAAACTTCCAGTATGTATGTCAAAAACTCAAAAATCTATTTCTGATAATCCGGCATTATTAGGAAAACCAACTGGATTTAAAGTAACTATAAATGATCTTCGTCTAGCTATTGGAGCAGGATTTGTTATAGCTATGGCAGGAGATATTATAGATATGCCAGGACTACCTAAGAAACCATCAGCAGAAGTAATTGATATTGATGAAAATGGAGTTATCTCAGGATTATTCTAA
- a CDS encoding type II toxin-antitoxin system RelE family toxin yields the protein MCKYKVYFDKKIKKDFKKLDKNVLKLLLDWIENNLENIENPRSKGRALLGNLKDYWRYRIGDYRLITKIDDGKLLIIALELKHRKKVYE from the coding sequence ATGTGCAAGTATAAGGTATATTTTGATAAAAAAATAAAAAAAGATTTTAAAAAATTAGATAAGAATGTTTTAAAATTACTTTTAGATTGGATTGAAAATAATTTAGAAAATATAGAAAATCCAAGAAGCAAAGGAAGAGCATTGTTAGGGAATTTAAAAGATTATTGGAGATATAGAATAGGTGATTATAGATTAATTACTAAAATTGATGATGGAAAACTATTAATTATTGCATTAGAACTTAAACATAGGAAAAAAGTTTATGAGTAA
- a CDS encoding NCS2 family permease yields MTVNDVLAALGVVLNGIPQALLAATYGFASIPTAFGFIVGAVACLLYGSAIPISFQAETIALAGMLGKDIRERLSIILFSGITMVILGLTGTLSTIVNFAGSTIINAMMAGVGIMLTRIALSGLKESRIVTASSIVSAFITYFFFGQNLVYTIVVCVIFSSLVANIFKINFGGGIIEIYKKIEIKKPIINLSVIRGALALACLTIGANIAFGNITASMTGKYEANIDHLTIYSGLADAASSLFGGGPVEAIISATAAAPNPLTSGVLMMAIMAVILFFGLLPKISKYIPGHSVHGFLFILGAIVTVPTNASLAFSGGTPQDYVVAATAMTVTAANDPFIGLLVALVVKYIFVFIG; encoded by the coding sequence ATGACAGTTAATGATGTACTTGCAGCTTTGGGAGTTGTATTAAATGGTATTCCACAAGCTCTTTTAGCTGCTACTTATGGTTTTGCTTCAATACCTACTGCTTTTGGTTTTATTGTTGGTGCTGTGGCTTGTTTATTATATGGTTCTGCTATCCCTATTTCATTCCAAGCAGAAACAATAGCTCTTGCAGGAATGTTAGGAAAAGATATTAGAGAAAGACTTTCAATAATATTGTTCTCTGGTATAACAATGGTTATATTAGGACTTACAGGGACTCTGTCTACAATAGTTAATTTTGCTGGTTCTACTATTATTAATGCAATGATGGCAGGGGTAGGAATAATGTTAACAAGAATAGCTTTATCTGGTTTAAAAGAAAGTAGAATCGTTACAGCAAGTTCTATTGTATCTGCTTTTATAACTTATTTCTTTTTTGGGCAAAATTTAGTTTATACTATTGTGGTTTGTGTAATTTTTTCAAGTTTAGTTGCCAATATTTTTAAAATTAATTTTGGTGGTGGAATTATTGAAATTTACAAAAAAATTGAGATAAAGAAACCTATTATAAATTTAAGTGTTATTCGTGGTGCTTTGGCTCTTGCATGTTTGACTATTGGAGCAAATATAGCTTTTGGAAATATTACAGCCTCTATGACTGGAAAATATGAAGCTAATATAGACCATTTAACTATCTATTCAGGACTTGCTGATGCAGCTTCTTCACTTTTTGGAGGTGGACCAGTTGAAGCTATTATATCTGCTACTGCTGCTGCACCAAACCCTTTAACTAGTGGAGTTTTAATGATGGCTATAATGGCAGTTATTTTATTCTTTGGTTTACTACCTAAAATTAGTAAATATATTCCTGGACACTCTGTTCATGGTTTCTTATTTATTTTGGGAGCTATTGTAACAGTTCCTACAAATGCTTCTCTTGCTTTTTCAGGAGGAACACCACAAGATTATGTTGTTGCTGCAACTGCTATGACAGTTACTGCTGCTAATGACCCATTTATCGGTTTACTTGTAGCATTAGTTGTAAAATATATTTTTGTCTTTATTGGATAA
- a CDS encoding TlpA family protein disulfide reductase, with protein MKEKIKLIVVLLLIIVVAVFFIFKSKTKMETSVKKNTDVKVPNLVLYDQYGKEHNLEEYKGKVIIVNFWATWCGYCVEEMPAFEKVYKEFGSNEKDVIFLGVAGPKSKENLNNVDVEKEEVIKFLNEHKITYPNLMDEAGKSFSEYGIRAFPTTYVINKSGNLEGFVSGAINEEQLRKIIEETLNK; from the coding sequence ATGAAAGAGAAAATAAAATTAATTGTAGTATTATTACTTATAATTGTAGTTGCAGTATTTTTTATTTTTAAATCAAAAACAAAAATGGAAACAAGTGTGAAAAAGAATACAGATGTAAAAGTTCCTAATCTTGTTTTGTATGATCAATATGGAAAAGAACATAATTTAGAAGAATATAAAGGAAAAGTCATTATAGTAAACTTTTGGGCAACTTGGTGTGGGTATTGTGTTGAAGAAATGCCAGCATTTGAAAAAGTGTATAAAGAATTTGGCTCAAATGAAAAGGATGTAATATTTTTAGGAGTAGCAGGACCAAAATCCAAAGAAAATTTGAATAATGTTGATGTTGAAAAAGAAGAAGTTATTAAATTTTTAAATGAACATAAAATTACATATCCAAATTTAATGGATGAGGCTGGAAAGTCTTTTAGTGAATATGGAATAAGAGCATTTCCAACAACCTATGTGATAAATAAGAGTGGAAATTTAGAGGGTTTTGTTAGTGGTGCTATTAATGAGGAACAATTAAGAAAGATTATTGAGGAAACTTTAAATAAATAA
- a CDS encoding cobyric acid synthase, protein MKKHKNIMIQGTGSSVGKTLIVAGLCRIFAQDGYRVSPFKSQNMALNSFVDIEGLELSRGTVIQAEAGYEIPRAFMNPILLKPNSDNNSQVIINGKVAYTADAKNYFSNSKELKKIALETYKNNIENNFDIAVLEGGGSPAEINLREYDLVNMGMAELVDSPVILVGNIDIGGVFAAIYGTVMLLDENDRKRIKGYIINKFRGDSDLLKPAIEILDKKFKDEGLDIKFLGVLPYADLKIEEEDSLSDEDKRVYSDDKKYINISIIKTKKMSNFTDFHPFKQYDDVRVKYIYDVKDLGDEDIIIFPGSKNTIADLEDLKKKGIFEKVKELKEKGKIIIGICGGLQMLGKKIYDPKHLESDILETEGFNFFDYETTFDEIKKTEQVIKKIEVIEGILKDFNGYEIKGYEIHQGVTNILTPIICKDNVFATYIHGIFDNSKFTNDFLNIIRKQKNMSEQNEILSFNEFKEREYNKLAKLLRENLDIKEIYRILD, encoded by the coding sequence ATGAAAAAGCATAAAAATATAATGATACAAGGGACAGGTTCATCAGTTGGAAAAACATTAATAGTTGCAGGCTTATGCAGAATATTTGCACAAGATGGATATAGAGTTTCACCTTTTAAATCACAAAATATGGCACTTAATTCTTTTGTAGATATTGAAGGACTTGAATTGAGTAGAGGAACGGTTATTCAAGCAGAGGCAGGGTATGAAATTCCAAGAGCTTTTATGAATCCAATTCTATTAAAACCTAATTCTGATAATAATTCACAAGTAATAATAAATGGAAAAGTTGCATATACAGCTGATGCAAAAAACTATTTTTCAAACTCAAAAGAATTAAAAAAAATAGCTTTAGAAACTTATAAAAATAATATAGAAAATAATTTTGATATAGCAGTTTTAGAGGGTGGAGGAAGTCCAGCAGAGATAAATTTAAGAGAATATGATTTGGTAAATATGGGGATGGCAGAACTTGTTGATAGTCCAGTTATATTAGTTGGAAATATAGATATAGGTGGAGTATTTGCTGCTATCTATGGAACAGTAATGTTATTAGATGAGAATGATAGAAAAAGAATAAAAGGCTATATTATCAACAAATTCAGAGGAGATAGTGATTTATTGAAACCTGCTATTGAAATTTTAGATAAAAAATTTAAAGATGAAGGCTTAGATATAAAATTTTTAGGTGTTCTGCCTTATGCAGATTTAAAGATAGAAGAAGAAGATAGCTTATCAGATGAGGATAAAAGAGTTTATTCAGATGACAAAAAATATATAAATATATCTATTATTAAAACTAAAAAAATGTCAAATTTTACTGATTTTCATCCTTTTAAACAATATGATGATGTAAGAGTGAAATATATTTATGATGTTAAAGATTTAGGAGATGAGGATATAATAATTTTCCCTGGAAGTAAAAATACTATAGCAGATTTAGAGGACTTAAAGAAAAAAGGTATTTTTGAAAAAGTAAAGGAATTAAAAGAAAAAGGAAAAATTATCATTGGAATCTGTGGTGGTTTACAGATGTTAGGAAAGAAAATCTATGATCCTAAACATTTAGAAAGTGATATTTTAGAGACAGAGGGTTTTAATTTTTTTGATTATGAAACTACTTTTGATGAGATAAAAAAGACTGAACAAGTTATAAAAAAAATTGAAGTTATAGAAGGAATTTTAAAAGATTTTAATGGCTATGAAATAAAAGGCTATGAGATTCATCAAGGAGTAACAAATATTTTAACTCCTATAATTTGTAAAGATAATGTGTTTGCTACTTATATTCATGGAATTTTTGATAATTCAAAATTCACTAATGATTTTTTAAATATAATTAGAAAACAAAAAAATATGTCGGAACAAAACGAAATCCTATCATTTAATGAATTTAAAGAAAGAGAATATAATAAATTAGCAAAATTATTGAGAGAAAATTTAGATATAAAAGAAATATATAGAATTTTAGACTAA
- a CDS encoding alanine/glycine:cation symporter family protein yields the protein MTGIYKIVDSVNNLLWGKNILVFMLIGAALYFSFKTKFMQFRLFHKIVKVLFKNEKGKHGISSLETFFLGTACRVGAGNIAGVVAAISVGGAGSIFWMWLVAMLGSATAFIESSLAVIYRKKEKDGSYTGGTPFIIEKRLNMRWLGIIYALASVVCYFGVTQVMSNSITGSITSVYIWGADNKFLNLQNISSIAVAILVAYIIFFSKSKKDSIIASLNKIVPFMAIIYVVAVIYILVTNLTSIPAMIGNIFSQAFGTKEVLGGTFGAVVMNGVRRGLFSNEAGSGNSNYAAAAVHIDIPAKQGMVQAFGVFIDTLVICSATAFIVLLAPKSTISGLSGMALFQAAMSHHLDGFGALFVVILMFFFCISTILAVAFYGRSAVNFIHESKYLNIAYQVILILMIYIGGIKQDVFIWSLADFGLGIMTVINILVIIPIAKPALDSLKNYEKELK from the coding sequence ATGACAGGTATTTATAAGATTGTTGATAGTGTTAATAATCTGTTATGGGGAAAAAACATATTGGTTTTTATGCTAATAGGAGCAGCCTTATATTTTTCATTCAAAACTAAATTCATGCAATTTAGATTATTTCATAAAATAGTAAAAGTTTTATTTAAAAATGAAAAAGGTAAACATGGAATCAGCTCATTGGAAACATTTTTCTTAGGGACAGCTTGTAGAGTTGGGGCAGGGAATATTGCAGGAGTAGTTGCAGCAATATCTGTTGGAGGAGCAGGCTCAATATTTTGGATGTGGCTTGTTGCAATGTTAGGTTCAGCAACGGCTTTTATAGAATCAAGTCTTGCTGTAATATATAGAAAAAAAGAAAAAGATGGTTCTTATACAGGTGGAACACCATTTATCATTGAAAAAAGATTAAATATGAGATGGCTTGGAATTATTTATGCACTAGCCTCAGTGGTGTGTTATTTTGGAGTAACACAAGTAATGTCTAACTCAATAACAGGTTCAATAACAAGTGTCTATATTTGGGGAGCAGATAATAAGTTCTTAAATTTACAAAATATTTCATCAATAGCAGTGGCAATTTTAGTTGCTTATATAATATTTTTTAGTAAATCAAAAAAAGATTCTATTATAGCTTCATTAAATAAAATTGTTCCATTTATGGCAATTATTTATGTTGTGGCCGTTATATATATTTTAGTTACAAATTTAACAAGTATACCTGCTATGATAGGGAATATTTTTTCACAAGCCTTTGGAACTAAGGAAGTTTTAGGTGGAACATTTGGAGCAGTTGTTATGAATGGAGTTAGAAGAGGGCTATTCTCTAATGAAGCAGGAAGTGGAAACTCTAACTATGCTGCCGCTGCCGTTCATATAGATATACCTGCAAAACAAGGTATGGTACAAGCCTTTGGAGTATTTATAGATACTTTGGTTATATGTAGTGCAACAGCCTTTATAGTTTTGCTTGCACCTAAAAGTACAATATCTGGTTTATCTGGAATGGCACTTTTCCAAGCAGCTATGAGCCACCATTTAGATGGATTTGGAGCATTATTTGTTGTAATTTTAATGTTTTTCTTTTGTATAAGTACAATACTTGCAGTTGCATTCTATGGAAGAAGTGCAGTAAATTTCATACATGAAAGCAAATATTTGAATATAGCTTACCAAGTTATTTTAATTTTGATGATATATATAGGTGGAATAAAACAAGATGTATTTATATGGTCATTGGCAGATTTTGGATTAGGTATAATGACAGTTATAAATATTTTAGTTATAATTCCTATTGCTAAACCAGCACTTGATTCATTGAAAAACTATGAAAAAGAACTGAAATAG